The window CACTCTAATTTTCCCTAAGCTTTATGCATTGTCAAAGTGAATATATTCTTTAGTTTATATCAATCTCTCATATTCTTAATATAAATTAATCAAATCCTCAGTTTTTGACAGTACTTAGTCAAATGTGGGACTTGCATCAGGGTCATAGCCAGGGGTAGTTAACCCTGAGTGGGTCTGGCTTCCTGGTTAACTGACAGCATCCTTCTCGTCACCAACGCACCTCTGCTTATCACCCAACTGGGTGAATCACCAGCATGAAGTGTTATTTCCGTAATCGCTTGTAGTATTAATGTAGTCAATTAAAACTGCCAGTTGCTTGAATTGCAGCAAGTTACACATTCAACTTGATCTTATGACTACGCTAACCATGCGCCCCTATGCCGGGGAAGCCGATTTAGACGCGATCGCACATCTCATAAACGCTTGTGAAGCCGTTGATCGCACGGATTCAGGTACATCTGTCTCCGAACTACGACAATCGTTTGATGACCCATCCGTAGACAAAACCCGTAATATCTATCTTTGGGAAGATGCAGAGAATAAGCTCGTTGGATTGGGTCGGTTGTGGGTTCCTCCAGCAGACAAACTCACTGATGGCTTTCTGGGGTTTCGCGTCCACCCCACGGCACGGGGCAAAGATCTAGAAAGACAGATCCTTGCGTGGGGCGAGGGACGGATGCGCGAGATGAGCCAAGAGCGTGGTGTGCCAGTGAAGCTACGCTCTAGCTCTCGCGCCGATCAATCTGAGCGCATTGCCATACTAGAACGCTCCGGTTTCACCGCCGAGCGCTACTTCTTCACAATGGAGCGATCGCTCTCTCAACCTATCCCAGAACCTCAACTGCCAGAAGGTTTTGTAGTGCGGCAGATGCAAGGAGAACAGGATATTCAGGCTTGGGTAGAAATGTACAACCAGGCATTTATCGATCACTGGAATCATCGTGAATTAACCGTCGAGCGAATGCGACATGAATTGAAAAACCCATACTACAAACCGGAATTAGACTTAATTGCAACTGCAACCGATGGTACCTTTGCGGCTTTCTGCCACTGTCGTATTAATCCAGAAGACAACAAACGAAATGGACGCCAGGAAGGTTTGATTATCTGTCTAGGTACACGGCGAGGCTTTCGTCATAGAGGATTGGGACGGGCAATGTTACTGACTGGAATGCAGCGTTTACAAGCGGCTGGTGTAGAAATAGCCAAGCTTGGTGTTGATGTCGAGAACCCCACGGGTGCGCTTCGGCTTTATGAATCCGTTGGTTTTCACAAAGCTTTCACCCACATTAGCTATTTCAAGGAGGTGTAGCCCTAAGTTAGGCAAAAAAAGTTTTTCCAACCCCTTAACGCTATGTAGTATATCTGTAGTATAACTTTAAGGCAAACGCATAAAACCTTTTTTCCCTCTAACAGGCATAAGACTGGAGTCAATAGCGACTACAGTCTTTTTTGTTTCACCCAAACTTGAATTTTGCCTATATCGTTAATTGAATTAAGCAAGTGCATGGTTTAGCGGTATGTCGATTCAATCAGGGAGAGATGTAAAATTCACACAGGTTCTAGAGAAGTTAACCAAATGGAGACACGAACTGGTTGAACAGATGAGGAATCCTAGCACAACTCAGCCAGCTAGAGAGGAGACTCTGCAATTGAAAAGCCAGCTCGATCAAGCGATCGCCTGTCTCCAGATGTGTGAACGATACCAAATCTCACTGAATGCCAAAGTGATTGAAATCCCTCCACCCAACAATAGCTGTTTATCTCAATATCATTTGATGGATGACTGTGGCTCAATAGAACGCGATTGTTGGACAGAGGTAGAGGCTAATGGCAAATTCATTGCGGTTTTACCTAAAACTCTGCTCATCCAACGGGATGCAGGGGTTCTTTCGTCAACCGCTAAGTCGAACAGTAAGGAATAGAAGACTAAACATTAAGGTGATTCCGTCAGGCTATGCGGTCAAATTGTAGGTTTTAACAACATGTTGTAATAAGCCTTCACAGGCATCTAGCAACAAATCGATTACCTGATCAAATCCTTCCGGTCCGCCGTAATAGGGATCAGGGACTTCTCGCTCACGGTGATGGTTAGCAAAATCACACATCAGTTGTACTTTATCCCGATACTTTCCTGTTGGGTCGAGGGAGAGAATATCTCGATAATTCTCCCGATCCATCGCTAAAATCAGGTCGAAGGTTTCAAAATCCGATTTTTGAAACTGCCGTGCTTGTCCCTTAAGCTTTATCCCCCGACGAAGAGCGGCGGTTGTCATGCGTCGATCGGGAGGAGCACCAATATGATAACCACCAGTCCCAGCCGAATCACAGATAATGCTCTCACCCAGACCCGCTTGTTCAATCAGGTGATTCATAATGTTCTCGGCGGATGGAGAACGGCAGATATTACCAAGGCAGACAAAGAGTAGTTGGCAGGGCATAGGTATAATACTTAGCTTTTTGTGCCGTTAGAACAACGACTAATTGTTAGACAATGAGAATCTCGCACGTTTGTGTTGGGAACAGTTATCGATACCTGTCCTACTCCGCGTAGGCTTCTCGCTGTACCAGTGTTAAGTTTAGCAACGAAACTGTCCCATGCTGCCGTCGTTCCTCTTGAGACCGGATAGCCCAACTCAAGCTCAACCATTGGCACTGTCTTTACGACAATCGTCAACTGGTTACCCTAAATGTAAAAGGATGCTGCCTGATTTCAGGGTAATTTAAGGAAAGTATTGAATGTTCAAGTCGCGCCGCCGCTCCTATCGAAAGCCCCGTCGTTCGTTGCCACTCCCACTCATCCTCTTAGCTATCCCTCTAGCTTTAATTCTCCTGGAATTGTCGGTACGGCTTTTTGTCGGTGTTACGGGTAAAAGCGCTGAATTGGCAGCTTATGAAGGTCAACCGGCTAATGTCACCGCTTACTATCTCCAGTTTCTGAGTCAAGAAAAAAAGCCCTACGACGGTTTACCGGATCGTGGACGCCTTGCCGCCCAACGAAGTCTCGCTGGGGGCTACAAATTAGTCGGCAACCAAAAGAATAGTTTCTGGCAGATTAATGAGCAGGGTTTCCGCGACGATAACCCGGTTCCGTTGAAAAAACCCAAAGACGAAATCCGAATTTTTCTTTTAGGTGGCTCTACTGCTTTCGGTCAATGGAGTGCCAGTAACCAAGCCACCATCGCCAACAAGCTGGAAATCCGTCTAAATGAACGGGTGGCGCAGCAGAGGCGTTCTCCAGAAAAGTACCGACCGATACCGTTACCCGTCTATAAACCGGAACTAGAGAAAGCACTGACTTTACCACTGAAGCTGCGAGAGGGTCAGTATCGAGTAATTAATGCGGCTGTACCGGGCTATGCCTCTGGAAATCAACTCGCTCAACTAGCCCTGCAAATTTTGCCCTACAGCCCAGATGCTGTAATTGTTTTGGATGGATATACTGACCTGATGCTACCAAGTCATAAAGCTCAAACGGATATTCCCGAAATTGACGGCTTTTTGAACAACGCACCAGGACACTTCTGGGCTTACCTCACTGCGAACTTGAGCAATTGGATTACCGACACTTATTTAGTGAAAGCCATACAATACTGGCTGTTGCGTCCGCAGCCATCGCTTAGTCAGCTCAGTTTGGTGGTGGCGGAAAAGACCGCGCCCTTAGAACAACATCTTGCTGCTGACCCGACAGAACTACAGGGTCGTGTGGCACGCTACCACCAATTCCACAAGCAAATGGTCAAGTTGACAACAGGGGCAAACATTCCTTTAGTAATTGCTGTTCAGCCAGAAATTACAGGTCGCGGCACCAGCCAGCTATCTCCCAATGAGCAGAAGCTTTTAAATGAATTGGGGGCTATCTATAAACAACGGGTACAAACAGGCTATGCCCAGTTGGAGAAAGCTACACAGAAACTACAGGATGCGTTTCCCCAAAATGTCAAAACCCTAAACTTTTACCATCTTTACGAAAACTTTCCCAGTCGAGCGTTTTATGACGCTGTTCACTTGACGGAGGAAGGGAATGCTCTGCTAGCAGAGCAATTGTATCAGGCGATCGCAACTGTCCCCAAGCTACAACTTGCTCCTCCCAAAAAAAGGGGGATTGGGAATGATAAGGAAGGATGAGGAAGGGAATTTTTATACGAGGCGATGTCCTCCTATAAACTCCAGCGCGGCGCTAATACCCTTCACACTTCACACTTCATCCTTTCCCAGCCCCTACGGGAGAGCAACTACATTCCTGGAAGATTTAGCCCACTGGTAAGTTCTTCCATGCGTTCGCGCATCGTCGCGGTGGACTTATCGTAGGCATCTCTCATTGCTATTGTCACAAGTTCAGAAAGGGCTTCTGCGCCCTGAGCCATAGCATCAGGAGAAATGGTGACTCTTATCGGCTCTTGGTTGCCGCTCAGAACGACCTTGACGGTACCATCTTCTGATGAACCCTCAATCTCCATCTGCTCCAATTCTTCCTGAAGCTGTTTGGCACCTTGTTGAACCTCTTGGGCTTTTTTGAACGCCTCGGCAAGCTCTTTCATCTTGCCTAAACCGAAGCCAAATCCTTGTCCTTTTGTCATAAAAATCTCCGGGAAGTCTGGGAACCCACTCCTTCCAGGGGTGGGAGGAAAGACAACTCAGCAGCAAAAGCTGCCTACAGTAGTCTTAATCTTAGTACTACTCGTGTCCTTGCGACAGCTTTAGGCAGGTTGAAACTCGCCTAAAATTTTTACCTCTGGCTCTAACCACACAGACCAATGCTGTTCTACTTGCTGTTGAATATGACGGATGATTTGGAAGATATCGCTGGCTTGGGCACCGCCGCAATTAAGGATAAAGTTGGCATGGCGCTCCGCGACTTGAGCACGACCAATGGTGTAGCCTTTTAGGCCTAGTTGTTCAATTAACCAAGCCGCCGGACGAGTATCTGGATTGCGAAACACGCTCCCGCAGCTAGGTAAGTGATAGGGCTGAGAGCGTCGTCGTTGCTCTAAATGTTGAGATGTCGCGGCTCGAACCTGGACTGGATCAGCGCCCGGTTTCAACTGAAAGGTTGCCTCAACGACTAAGCGATCGCCGCCTTGTAAGTTAGAGGTGCGGTACTGAAAGCCCAAGTCTTGGGGGGTTAGCTCCTCCATGAATCCCGTGGGTGAAAGAGTTTGGACATTGACCAATATATCTGCCGTGCAGCTTTTGTGAGCGCCTGCATTCATAACCACTGCGCCGCCGACGGTGCCAGGAATTCCCACTGCCCACTCTAAGCCTTCCCAACCACGTTCTGCGGCTTGCCATGCTAGACGAGCAATGGGTTCACCCGCACCAGCGGTCACTGTCCCTGTTTCCTCGTCGAACTGGGTGTGGCGTAAATGGCGAGTACAGATCACTAAACCGGGCAAGCCGCGATCGCTGATTAATAAATTGGAACCCGCCCCCAAGAGGGTTAGGGGTAATCCTTGAGAGTGCCCCCACTCAAAGCTCGCTTGTAGATCTTCTAGGCGTTGGGGAGCAACGTACCACTCGGCTGGACCTCCGACTCGAAATGAGGTCAGGCTGGCTAAAGAGGCTTGTGAGCGGAGCGGGCAATCGGTTCCGGGCAGGTACAGCAGCGACTCGTTATAAACTATTTTCTTTTGGGTGAGTGTGCTATTAACACGGGGGGGATCGTGGGACAGAGTCATATTAATACGCGTGAAAAGAATGCCAATGGGTCTTGGGCAATGGAGTTGAGACCAACGGTATTGTTCTGGGTTTAATTGAGTGTGGATTGAGGATTAAGCAATTGGCTTGGTTTTTGGGATTGGGGGTTAGGAGCGGGATTTGGGGTTCGGTTTCCCAGTCCGAGACCCCCCAGGCCGATAGTTCCTCCATTAAACTCAGGCTTTCTGGCTCAACTCTTTGGAGCTATCGCTGTCAGCCGTTTGATAAAATTCCATCACCTGGGGAATAATTTGATTCAGATTGCCCGCTCCCAAAAACAGGGCAAGGTCTCCGGGTTGGAGGGTTTGGGTCAGAAATTCAGTGACTGACTCTAGAGTGGGTTGGTAATACACCCTCTTACTCTCGTGACCAGCCCCGTTCGCTGAATGCTGCTTCGCAGCACAGATTTCATCTCGAACCCGCTGGCCTGTTATTTGTCCTAAGTTGGGTTCGCCAGCACTATAAATATCGGTAATCACCACAATGTCAGCATTGTCGAATGCTTTAGCAAATTCTGGCAAGAATGTCAAGGTGCGGGTGTAGCGATGGGGCTGAAAAATTGCCACAATGCGTTGTTGCTCGGACGGTAATCCTAGAGTTTCGCCTCCCCGCAAGCGGGCGGCAGAAAGTGTGGCCTCAATTTCACTGGGGTGATGGGCATAGTCATCAACAAACGAGATGCCATTGCATTTGCCCCGCAGCTCAAAACGGCGCTTGGCTCCTTCAAAGGTAGCGATCGCTTCCGCAATCACGTTAAACTCTAAACCCAGATATCGCCCTACGGCCACGGCGGCTAAGGCGTTGCTGAGATTGTGTTTACCCAGCAGCTTCAGATGTAACTCACCCAAAACCTGATCGCCTTCCCACACACAGGCTGTAGTCCCAAACGGTTGATATCTCACATTATCGACGCTGTAGTCAGCACCGACATCTCTTCGCAGGCTATAGCTTTTGGTGAGTTTGACACGCGACCTCACCGTCTCACAATCAATACACCCGATTAACGTTTGGCAGTGTTGAGCAAACGTCTCGAAGATGCCAATCACCTCTTCGAGTGACTCATAGTGGTCTGGATGATCCAACTCAATATTGGTAATGACACCAATTTTGGGAGAAAGCTTGGCTAAAGACCCATCCGATTCATCCGCTTCGGCAACGAGATAAGGACTCTCCCCTAATCGTGCATTACCCTCCCATGCATCGACCTCACCCCCTACAACAATCGTTGGATCGAGACCCGCTTGCATGAGCAGATAACCAATCAAACTACTTGTTGTCGTTTTGCCATGAGTTCCTGCAACTGCAATGCTTTGGTAATCTTGAATCAAAGCCGCCAGTAAGTCTGAGCGATGAAAAATTGGATAGCCTCGTTCTAAAGCGGCCTGATACTCAGAATTGAATGGATTAATCGCCGTTGAACAGATGACTTGGGGCAAGTCTAAAGGAACTTTTTCTGTCGGTAAGAGCGAGTTCGGTTTTGAGGGTTCACAGGCAATTCCCACATTCGTACTCATACCAATCGCCGTCGGTAATACTTCATAGATGGACTCGCTTCCTGTTCGGAAAAATTCCAAGTTAGTCGCATCTTGCTTTCTAAAAAGATGAGCACCGACCGCTTGCAAACGTTGAGTAATATGCGTCGAACGAATGTCTGACCCAGATACTGGGAGTTGACGCTTTGCTAGAACGTAGGCAAGGGCTGACATTCCAATTCCACCAATCCCGATGAAATGAAATGGCTTCCCGCTAAAATCAACATTATTCGGCATCTTGACTCCTTACACACCACACCACACAAGCCTACTGTGCCAATAACACGCGCTATCATATCAAGAATTGATTTTTCAAGATATAGCGAACAAGAGATTTATCTGAAGTTTCTCGCTATAGGTCTACTTATGATAGATTGTGTTACTGGTCAGTTATATTTTTCTATCCCTAGACGGTTTTTATTATTAAACATATAAGCTAAATCCTGATCCGGAAACTTAAATCTAGGAATGACATTCCTAAGACAGAGGGGCGAGTTTGCGTCTGTCTGACTCGACTGGCTCCGGAACCCCTGTACCCTCCCCTCTTCCCCTAGAACCCCTAACCTGATTAGAGGTGGCAAGCACCAGGCAACCAGGCACTTTTTAGGGGTCAACTCAACATTCTCCGACTAGAGTTATCAGGGGCTGTACAGGAGACCAATAAGGTACAAATCCCACAGATCCCATCATTCTCCAGCTATTAATCCTAACCTTGAGTTAGGTCTAATCTGTGCTGAGTTGGGTATGGAACGAATAGCCATTTTGGGCGGCACATTCGATCCCGTTCACTGGGGACACCTGATGATTGCCGAGACAGCCTTGAGCCAGCTAGAGGTGGAAAGGGTGATTTGGGTACCCGTTCACCGTCCTCCCCATAAACACGGGCGATGCTATAAGCATCGTCGGTTAATGGTGGAAATCGCGATCGCCCAAAACCCAGCGTTTGTCCTCGATCCGAGGCAAGCCAATCATACTGAACCGGATTATGCGATCGATACTTTAGCTGACCTTCAAGATACATATCCTAACCGCCAGTGGTTCTGGATTGTCGGTCTAGACGCCTTCCAGACTTTACCACGATGGTACTGCCGTGAACGACTAATTCCAGCCTGTGATTGGTTAGTGGCACCCCGCACTCTAGCGATGACTTCGACTGATGGTGTAGTCTCGACCCGTACCAGCTATTCCCAGGGAATCGATCCCCAATCAAGCTGGCTGTGTCAACAAGTAGCTGAGCAGCTAAAATCTCAAAATATCCTCATTCGCTGGCAGATGCTACACATGCCACCCATGAGTATCTCCTCCAGCCTGATTCGTCAGTACTGCTCTCAAGGTCACTCCCTTCGCGACTGGGTGCCTGAAGGAGTCCGAGCTTATATTACGACCCACAACCTCTACGTAGAAAATTAGGGATTGAGCGTTGCACACACTCCGGAGGGGGGAGGGGAAGGTGAGCCAAGGTAGTAACACTTGATCCATCATTGCTGGGCAAAGATTGGGAAAAATGCATTCGATCTCCTGCTTTCCGGCTCTCAGGCTCTCGTACTCTGCCGCTTTTGCTTGTCCATTTCCCCTTCTCAACATCTTTAACTAAATTACCTGTTAGAAATACTCAGCCTTTGCGATATGATCGGGAATATTAAAAAAGTATTTACTTAGTTGAAGACAGAGGGCAAGACGCAGTGATTAGAGTAGCGATCAATGGGTTCGGGCGCATCGGCCGCAACTTCGCGCGATGCTGGCTGACCAGAGAAAACAGTCAGATAGACTTAGTGGGCATTAACGATACTTCTGACCCCAGAACCAACGCCCACCTGCTGAGATATGACACCATGCTGGGGACATTGGATGCTGATGTCAGCGCTGATGATAACTCCATCATCCTTAACGGTAAAACCATTAAGTGTGTATCCGATCGCAATCCGCTGAACTTGCCCTGGGCCGATTGGGGAATTGATTTAGTCATCGAATCGACGGGTGTCTTTATTGACAAAGACGGAGCTTCCAAGCATATTGCAGCCGGAGCCAAAAAGGTGCTGATTACGGCTCCTGGTAAAGGGCCAGACGTTGCTACCTTTGTGGTGGGCGTTAATCATAACGACTATGACGACAGCAAGCACAATATTGTGAGTAATGCTAGCTGTACCACTAACTGTCTAGCTCCTTTTGCCAAGGTGCTTCATGAACACTTTGGCATCATTAAAGGGACGATGACTACGACCCACAGCTACACCGGGGATCAGCGTCTTCTGGATGCCAGCCACCGGGATGTTCGCAGGGCAAGGGCGGCAGCGATGAACATCGTGCCAACCACGACCGGTGCAGCAAAAGCCGTGGGTTTGGTTCTACCCGAACTGAAAGGTAAGTTGAATGGTATTGCCTTGCGAGTACCAACCCCGAATGTGTCCGTGGTCGATTTGGTGGTTCAAGTCGAGAAAAGCACCATCGCTGAGCAGGTGAATGACGTTCTCAGAGCTGCCGCCCAAGGCGAACTCAAGGGCGTTTTAGAATACAGTGACCTGCCCCTCGTTTCCTCAGACTATAAGGGTAATGATGCTTCTTCGATTGTGGATGCCAGTCTGACAATGGTCATGGGTGGCGATATGGTCAAAGTTGTTGCTTGGTATGACAACGAGTGGGGTTATTCTCAGCGCGTTGTAGATTTGGCTGAGCACATGGCGAAGAACTGGCAGAGTTAGTCAATCGATTTGGGATTTTAGAGGGGGAGTTTTAGCGCAAGCACACCGACATCTAACCAGCCCAAATCCAAGTCTAAATTTACTGTTGTTTGAATCTGGATGAGGGTAACCGATTGGGTTTCCCTCATTTTTGTCATACTTATTCACAAAAAGATGAGTGTCTATTCATTTTTCAGGAACCGAGGCAGTAATATCACTTCCTTTTAGGTACTCATCGTTCAAGTTGAGAGGGAGAGAGGGGAAAGAGGAAAAAAATTAATAATGGCTGTGTAAACGGAAGCGATAAATACCCAATCTCAAAAATGCTGAAATCCCCGATTAAGCGTCAACCGTTCATCAGCAAAAGTGTCAGCCCTGTCTCTTAACCAAACCTCTTTCCCCGTCGTAATCGTGCCAATCACGGCTGATCCTTCACCTAGTTGTTCCACCAAGGTTTTAGCCGGTTCTGGAGGCAAGCACAGCACGAGTTCAAAGTCTTCACCGCCATATAATGCCCAGTTCATGGCTTGATCTGGAGTCACGAACTGATGCAAGACGAGTGGGAAGAGAATCTGGGTTCGTTCAAGTTCTGCACCTACGCCACTGGCACGGCAAATTTGTAAGACTGCATCGGCTAACCCATCGCTACTATCCATTCCAGCTAGGGTAATGGGTAATGGAGAATCTAAAATTTTCCCCAGAGTAGGTAGGACATCAAGTCTGGGTTTAGGGCGTTGGTGAGCTTGGATTAAATGCGATCGCTCATCATTCTGCAAATGTTTCCCGAAGTCTGGGTTAAGTAATAATTCTAACCCTGCTCGCGAGGCACCATGAACACCTGTCACAATAATTGCATCCCCAACGTTAGCAGCATTGCGACGAATAATCCGGGAAGGGGAGACTTGACCAAAAGCCGTTATCGCGAGACTGACAATGGGTGAGCGTACCACATCACCGCCAACAATCTGTGTATTGTATTGCTGCAAGCAATCACTTAAACCCTGGTACACTCCCTCCACCCAACTCACTGAGGTATCACCAGTAACATTTAAACCCACCGTGATACCTAAAGGAGAGGCTCCCATTGCGGCTAAATCAGATAAATTGGCGGCAGCAGCACGCCAACCGACATCTTCTGGACTGGTGGTGCGATCGCTAAAATGTACCCCATCCACCAAAACATCCGTTGTCACGACCAACGATTGCCCCGAATTTGGAAATGGAAGGACGGCAGCATCATCGCCCACGATATCTTGAGGACAAAATCGCTGCAAGCGCTCTAGCAGTCCCTGTTCCCCAATATCTCGAACGAGTAGGGAGGACAATTCACTACTCATGCCGATTTGTCAGCACGAGGACGCCCCTGAATCTTAGGGAAGCGATAGAAGGTGTCCCCGTCGGCATCCACTTCAGGAACCGCTCCAAACATCTTCACCTGACGATCTAAATACTTCCGCACTTGCTCCACATCTACCCTCGATGCTGCCGTTAGCTGAATCAGAGAAATACAACTGCTTTGTTCTTCGAGTAGCTGATAGAAGGCATCATCCAACTGCTGGCGATTGAACGCCGTTTCCAACTGCTGCTGGCGATTGAGTGGGCCAACACGCAGAAATACGCCCGCCAGAATGACGAGCGTAATCACGAGTAGGAGGTCAACAATTGGCATTGAGAATCGATCAACTACGAGGTTGGGGTGTCAAGTATCGTGGGTTGAGAATTAGGAGTGATTACCGCTTCTTTTTCGGCTATAGCCTCAGTAACTTGCGAATCGACTACATTCTCAGCCTCTTCAACCACTTTAGCGGATTCAATTTCATCCGGCTTTGTCAGCGCTTGTTCTTGCCCAGATGAAGCCTCCGCGACTTGGGGCGTGACTAAATTCTCCGCTCCCTTCACAACTTTAGCGGATTGGATGACATCGCCCTCTTTCAGCTTTTCGAGTACCTCCTTGCCCTCGACGAGATAACCAAAGACGGAATAACGTCCATCCAGAAGGTTGAGACCGGCTGGGGTTAATTCCGGTTCAAACAAGAAGAAGAAGAACTGAGATGAGCCACCATTTGGGTCATCTCCTGGACGCGCCATGGCTACGGTACCGTAAGCTGAGAAGGGCAGCACAGGCTGATCCCGGTAACGAC of the Allocoleopsis franciscana PCC 7113 genome contains:
- the thiL gene encoding thiamine-phosphate kinase, yielding MSSELSSLLVRDIGEQGLLERLQRFCPQDIVGDDAAVLPFPNSGQSLVVTTDVLVDGVHFSDRTTSPEDVGWRAAAANLSDLAAMGASPLGITVGLNVTGDTSVSWVEGVYQGLSDCLQQYNTQIVGGDVVRSPIVSLAITAFGQVSPSRIIRRNAANVGDAIIVTGVHGASRAGLELLLNPDFGKHLQNDERSHLIQAHQRPKPRLDVLPTLGKILDSPLPITLAGMDSSDGLADAVLQICRASGVGAELERTQILFPLVLHQFVTPDQAMNWALYGGEDFELVLCLPPEPAKTLVEQLGEGSAVIGTITTGKEVWLRDRADTFADERLTLNRGFQHF
- a CDS encoding lipase/acylhydrolase, yielding MFKSRRRSYRKPRRSLPLPLILLAIPLALILLELSVRLFVGVTGKSAELAAYEGQPANVTAYYLQFLSQEKKPYDGLPDRGRLAAQRSLAGGYKLVGNQKNSFWQINEQGFRDDNPVPLKKPKDEIRIFLLGGSTAFGQWSASNQATIANKLEIRLNERVAQQRRSPEKYRPIPLPVYKPELEKALTLPLKLREGQYRVINAAVPGYASGNQLAQLALQILPYSPDAVIVLDGYTDLMLPSHKAQTDIPEIDGFLNNAPGHFWAYLTANLSNWITDTYLVKAIQYWLLRPQPSLSQLSLVVAEKTAPLEQHLAADPTELQGRVARYHQFHKQMVKLTTGANIPLVIAVQPEITGRGTSQLSPNEQKLLNELGAIYKQRVQTGYAQLEKATQKLQDAFPQNVKTLNFYHLYENFPSRAFYDAVHLTEEGNALLAEQLYQAIATVPKLQLAPPKKRGIGNDKEG
- a CDS encoding type I glyceraldehyde-3-phosphate dehydrogenase; protein product: MIRVAINGFGRIGRNFARCWLTRENSQIDLVGINDTSDPRTNAHLLRYDTMLGTLDADVSADDNSIILNGKTIKCVSDRNPLNLPWADWGIDLVIESTGVFIDKDGASKHIAAGAKKVLITAPGKGPDVATFVVGVNHNDYDDSKHNIVSNASCTTNCLAPFAKVLHEHFGIIKGTMTTTHSYTGDQRLLDASHRDVRRARAAAMNIVPTTTGAAKAVGLVLPELKGKLNGIALRVPTPNVSVVDLVVQVEKSTIAEQVNDVLRAAAQGELKGVLEYSDLPLVSSDYKGNDASSIVDASLTMVMGGDMVKVVAWYDNEWGYSQRVVDLAEHMAKNWQS
- the murB gene encoding UDP-N-acetylmuramate dehydrogenase; the protein is MTLSHDPPRVNSTLTQKKIVYNESLLYLPGTDCPLRSQASLASLTSFRVGGPAEWYVAPQRLEDLQASFEWGHSQGLPLTLLGAGSNLLISDRGLPGLVICTRHLRHTQFDEETGTVTAGAGEPIARLAWQAAERGWEGLEWAVGIPGTVGGAVVMNAGAHKSCTADILVNVQTLSPTGFMEELTPQDLGFQYRTSNLQGGDRLVVEATFQLKPGADPVQVRAATSQHLEQRRRSQPYHLPSCGSVFRNPDTRPAAWLIEQLGLKGYTIGRAQVAERHANFILNCGGAQASDIFQIIRHIQQQVEQHWSVWLEPEVKILGEFQPA
- a CDS encoding GNAT family N-acetyltransferase, which translates into the protein MTTLTMRPYAGEADLDAIAHLINACEAVDRTDSGTSVSELRQSFDDPSVDKTRNIYLWEDAENKLVGLGRLWVPPADKLTDGFLGFRVHPTARGKDLERQILAWGEGRMREMSQERGVPVKLRSSSRADQSERIAILERSGFTAERYFFTMERSLSQPIPEPQLPEGFVVRQMQGEQDIQAWVEMYNQAFIDHWNHRELTVERMRHELKNPYYKPELDLIATATDGTFAAFCHCRINPEDNKRNGRQEGLIICLGTRRGFRHRGLGRAMLLTGMQRLQAAGVEIAKLGVDVENPTGALRLYESVGFHKAFTHISYFKEV
- a CDS encoding low molecular weight protein-tyrosine-phosphatase encodes the protein MPCQLLFVCLGNICRSPSAENIMNHLIEQAGLGESIICDSAGTGGYHIGAPPDRRMTTAALRRGIKLKGQARQFQKSDFETFDLILAMDRENYRDILSLDPTGKYRDKVQLMCDFANHHREREVPDPYYGGPEGFDQVIDLLLDACEGLLQHVVKTYNLTA
- the nadD gene encoding nicotinate (nicotinamide) nucleotide adenylyltransferase; translation: MERIAILGGTFDPVHWGHLMIAETALSQLEVERVIWVPVHRPPHKHGRCYKHRRLMVEIAIAQNPAFVLDPRQANHTEPDYAIDTLADLQDTYPNRQWFWIVGLDAFQTLPRWYCRERLIPACDWLVAPRTLAMTSTDGVVSTRTSYSQGIDPQSSWLCQQVAEQLKSQNILIRWQMLHMPPMSISSSLIRQYCSQGHSLRDWVPEGVRAYITTHNLYVEN
- a CDS encoding YbaB/EbfC family nucleoid-associated protein produces the protein MTKGQGFGFGLGKMKELAEAFKKAQEVQQGAKQLQEELEQMEIEGSSEDGTVKVVLSGNQEPIRVTISPDAMAQGAEALSELVTIAMRDAYDKSTATMRERMEELTSGLNLPGM
- the murC gene encoding UDP-N-acetylmuramate--L-alanine ligase — protein: MPNNVDFSGKPFHFIGIGGIGMSALAYVLAKRQLPVSGSDIRSTHITQRLQAVGAHLFRKQDATNLEFFRTGSESIYEVLPTAIGMSTNVGIACEPSKPNSLLPTEKVPLDLPQVICSTAINPFNSEYQAALERGYPIFHRSDLLAALIQDYQSIAVAGTHGKTTTSSLIGYLLMQAGLDPTIVVGGEVDAWEGNARLGESPYLVAEADESDGSLAKLSPKIGVITNIELDHPDHYESLEEVIGIFETFAQHCQTLIGCIDCETVRSRVKLTKSYSLRRDVGADYSVDNVRYQPFGTTACVWEGDQVLGELHLKLLGKHNLSNALAAVAVGRYLGLEFNVIAEAIATFEGAKRRFELRGKCNGISFVDDYAHHPSEIEATLSAARLRGGETLGLPSEQQRIVAIFQPHRYTRTLTFLPEFAKAFDNADIVVITDIYSAGEPNLGQITGQRVRDEICAAKQHSANGAGHESKRVYYQPTLESVTEFLTQTLQPGDLALFLGAGNLNQIIPQVMEFYQTADSDSSKELSQKA